A genomic region of Calditrichota bacterium contains the following coding sequences:
- a CDS encoding DUF3783 domain-containing protein produces the protein MSNNEDGTFKKVGQSEQRFFGPRKVLVCGLGKDLHARFLSLIEELELSPLPAVFVTTQQANEKMADLFALPENSGLNEPSKIPLAVVMAGITEKELHTLIRGYRAAGLPAPLWATLTPTTENWKLSDLTKELAAEREEIRKMQEKQRK, from the coding sequence ATGAGCAATAACGAAGATGGGACATTCAAAAAAGTGGGACAGAGCGAGCAGAGATTTTTCGGTCCGCGAAAAGTTCTGGTGTGCGGACTGGGAAAAGACCTTCATGCACGCTTTCTGTCATTGATTGAAGAACTGGAACTTTCTCCCCTGCCCGCAGTATTTGTCACGACGCAGCAAGCGAACGAAAAAATGGCTGATTTGTTCGCTCTGCCAGAAAATTCCGGCTTAAACGAACCTTCTAAAATTCCGCTCGCAGTCGTCATGGCCGGGATCACGGAAAAAGAACTGCACACTTTGATTCGCGGCTATCGCGCGGCAGGCCTGCCCGCGCCGCTGTGGGCAACTTTGACGCCGACAACGGAAAATTGGAAATTATCGGATTTAACAAAGGAATTAGCTGCGGAAAGAGAAGAAATCCGGAAGATGCAGGAAAAACAGCGGAAGTGA
- a CDS encoding SufBD protein, with translation MNDKMQQMKEVYETTESDSGILSDPEVAHLVVHQNKVLGTHLVPGLEMDAKELEDGVELTMRLADDVVVKNPVHLCFGIIPETGIQRIKMDVKIGKNSKISLLSHCTFPNAVAIQHIMDAKINIGENADYTYFERHIHGSKGGIKVVPKAKVTLEKGAKFNTEFELLKGRVGEIYIDYEITGKEDSVMEMTSRISGTEDDIIEIRESGFLVGERARGVLTSKIAARGKARAEVYNTLRATAPFTRGHVDCHEIVKDEAVAKAIPIVDVEDPRAHVTHEAAIGSVDNKQLETLMSRGMDEEEAVELIINGLLS, from the coding sequence ATGAACGATAAGATGCAGCAAATGAAAGAAGTTTACGAGACCACCGAGTCAGATTCGGGCATTTTGAGCGACCCGGAAGTTGCCCATTTGGTGGTTCATCAAAATAAAGTATTGGGCACGCACCTGGTTCCGGGTTTGGAAATGGACGCGAAAGAATTGGAAGACGGCGTGGAATTAACCATGCGGCTCGCAGACGACGTTGTCGTGAAAAATCCGGTGCATTTGTGTTTCGGGATCATTCCTGAAACCGGTATTCAGCGCATCAAGATGGATGTGAAAATTGGCAAAAATTCTAAAATTTCGCTGCTCTCTCATTGCACATTTCCCAATGCTGTCGCTATTCAGCACATCATGGACGCGAAAATCAATATTGGCGAAAATGCTGACTATACTTATTTTGAGCGCCACATCCACGGCAGCAAAGGGGGCATAAAAGTCGTTCCCAAAGCAAAGGTGACGCTGGAAAAAGGCGCGAAATTCAACACGGAGTTTGAGTTGCTCAAAGGACGCGTGGGCGAAATTTACATCGATTATGAGATTACCGGCAAAGAAGACAGCGTGATGGAAATGACTTCGCGTATTAGCGGCACTGAAGACGACATAATTGAAATCAGAGAATCCGGATTTCTCGTTGGCGAGCGGGCGCGCGGCGTGCTCACGTCGAAAATTGCCGCTCGCGGAAAAGCGCGCGCCGAAGTTTACAATACCTTGCGCGCTACAGCGCCGTTCACGCGCGGCCATGTCGATTGCCACGAAATTGTGAAAGACGAGGCTGTCGCCAAAGCCATTCCCATCGTGGACGTAGAAGATCCTCGCGCCCACGTGACTCATGAGGCCGCCATCGGGAGCGTGGATAATAAACAATTAGAAACGCTGATGTCCCGCGGCATGGACGAAGAAGAAGCCGTCGAATTGATCATTAACGGTTTGTTATCATAA
- a CDS encoding ABC transporter ATP-binding protein: MGILTVKNLSLSLDGHKILDDLSVDFWEGHIHAVVGPNGAGKSTFAYTIMGLSGYRDFEGDILFAGNSIKNLSVDQRARLGITLGWQEPARYEGLKVRDFIKAAAHFNGGKNGIVEEVLNKMGLEPPIYADRAVDKTLSGGERKKIEMASILAMRPKLVLLDEPDSGIDISALKNIFAALTYLKAMGSTVLLITHSLEVLKQADHAFLLCAGKIFDKGPVSRIRHYFEDKCLICDHKNAPEEFPAEAK, translated from the coding sequence GTGGGAATTTTAACAGTTAAAAACTTGAGTCTTTCACTTGATGGTCATAAAATTCTTGACGATTTAAGCGTAGATTTTTGGGAAGGACATATTCACGCTGTTGTGGGACCAAACGGCGCCGGAAAATCGACTTTTGCTTACACAATTATGGGTCTCTCCGGCTACCGCGATTTTGAAGGCGATATTTTATTTGCAGGAAATTCGATAAAAAATCTTTCCGTCGATCAGAGAGCGCGATTGGGCATTACGCTCGGCTGGCAGGAACCGGCGCGCTACGAAGGACTGAAAGTGCGCGATTTTATTAAAGCTGCCGCACATTTTAACGGAGGGAAAAACGGCATTGTCGAAGAAGTGTTGAATAAAATGGGACTGGAGCCGCCAATTTACGCCGACCGGGCTGTGGACAAAACGCTCAGCGGTGGCGAGAGGAAGAAAATCGAAATGGCGTCGATTCTGGCGATGCGTCCCAAATTAGTTTTGCTCGACGAGCCCGATTCCGGCATTGACATCAGCGCGCTGAAAAATATTTTCGCAGCCCTCACCTATCTCAAAGCCATGGGCTCGACAGTGCTTTTGATCACTCACAGCCTGGAAGTGTTGAAACAGGCGGATCACGCGTTTCTGCTTTGCGCTGGCAAAATTTTTGACAAAGGTCCGGTGAGCCGCATCCGGCACTATTTTGAAGACAAATGTCTGATCTGCGATCACAAAAATGCACCTGAAGAATTTCCAGCGGAGGCAAAATAA